Proteins encoded by one window of Puntigrus tetrazona isolate hp1 chromosome 17, ASM1883169v1, whole genome shotgun sequence:
- the foxa2 gene encoding forkhead box protein A2, giving the protein MLGAVKMEGHEHAADWSTYYGEPECYTSVSNMNTGLGMNSMNTYMTMSGMSSTANMTAANTMNMSYVNTGMSPSMTGMSPGTGAMAGMGAGMTGMSAALSPTMSPMTAQAPSMNALTSYSNMNAMSPMYGQSNINRSRDPKTYRRSYTHAKPPYSYISLITMAIQQSPSKMLTLSEIYQWIMDLFPFYRQNQQRWQNSIRHSLSFNDCFLKVPRSPDKPGKGSFWTLHPDSGNMFENGCYLRRQKRFKCDKKLSKEPGRKTSEGGSNSSSESCNGNESPHSNSSGNEHKRSLSDMKSAQGLSPEHAASPGSQAQHLLAQHHSVLAHEGHLKPEHHYSFNHPFSINNLMSSEQQHHKMDLKTYEQVMHYGYGSPMAGALSMGSMASKAGLDSPDTSYYQGVYSRPILNSS; this is encoded by the exons ATGCTCGGCGCTGTGAAAATGGAGGGACACGAACACGCAGCCGACTGGAGCACTTACTACGGAGAGCCCGAG TGTTACACCTCCGTGAGCAACATGAACACCGGACTGGGAATGAACTCCATGAACACTTACATGACCATGTCCGGGATGAGCTCGACCGCAAATATGACAGCGGCTAACACCATGAACATGTCTTACGTCAACACGGGCATGAGCCCCTCGATGACGGGCATGTCTCCCGGCACCGGGGCGATGGCCGGCATGGGCGCCGGTATGACGGGCATGAGCGCAGCCCTGAGCCCGACCATGAGCCCCATGACAGCCCAAGCGCCCTCCATGAACGCCTTAACCTCGTACAGCAATATGAACGCCATGAGCCCCATGTACGGCCAGTCGAACATAAACAGATCGAGAGACCCGAAGACCTACCGGAGGAGCTACACGCACGCCAAGCCGCCCTACTCGTACATTTCCCTAATAACCATGGCCATCCAGCAGTCGCCCAGTAAGATGCTGACCCTCAGCGAGATCTATCAGTGGATAATGGACCTTTTCCCTTTTTACCGACAGAACCAGCAGCGCTGGCAGAACTCTATCCGCCACTCGCTGTCCTTCAACGACTGCTTCCTGAAAGTGCCGCGCTCCCCGGACAAGCCGGGGAAGGGCTCGTTTTGGACCCTTCACCCCGATTCCGGAAACATGTTCGAAAACGGCTGCTATCTGAGGAGGCAAAAGCGCTTCAAGTGCGATAAGAAACTGAGCAAGGAGCCGGGCCGGAAAACCTCGGAGGGCGGCTCGAACAGCAGCTCCGAGAGCTGCAACGGGAACGAATCCCCTCACTCCAACTCGTCCGGCAACGAGCACAAAAGATCCCTTTCCGACATGAAGTCGGCTCAGGGTCTGAGCCCGGAGCACGCAGCCTCCCCGGGCTCCCAAGCGCAGCATCTCCTGGCCCAGCATCACTCGGTTTTGGCGCACGAGGGACACCTGAAGCCGGAGCATCACTATTCCTTCAACCACCCCTTCTCCATCAACAACCTCATGTCGTCGGAGCAACAGCATCACAAAATGGACCTAAAGACATACGAGCAGGTGATGCATTACGGTTACGGCTCTCCGATGGCCGGCGCGTTATCCATGGGCTCCATGGCGAGCAAAGCGGGCCTGGACTCGCCGGACACCTCGTACTATCAAGGTGTGTACTCCAGGCCCATCCTGAACTCTTCCTAA